A stretch of Pseudomonas sp. LS.1a DNA encodes these proteins:
- a CDS encoding GIY-YIG nuclease family protein, which translates to MERAGVVSEKVPDQAVKPWYVYLVRAANGSLYCGISDDPQRRFLAHQKGQGARYFKTSPAQALVYVEQWPDKGEALRQERLVKRLRKSAKEALVASYEAVSSAI; encoded by the coding sequence ATGGAAAGAGCAGGCGTCGTGAGTGAAAAAGTGCCGGATCAGGCAGTAAAACCCTGGTATGTCTACTTGGTAAGGGCTGCCAATGGATCGCTGTATTGCGGTATCAGCGATGACCCGCAGCGGCGTTTTCTGGCGCACCAGAAAGGGCAGGGCGCGCGTTACTTCAAGACCAGCCCGGCCCAGGCGCTGGTGTATGTGGAGCAATGGCCGGACAAGGGCGAAGCATTGCGCCAGGAGCGGCTGGTGAAGCGGCTGCGCAAGTCGGCGAAGGAGGCGCTGGTGGCCTCCTATGAGGCTGTGTCTTCCGCTATTTAG
- the yejK gene encoding nucleoid-associated protein YejK, producing MPIRHCIVHLIDKKPDGSPAVLHARDSELAASDAIENLLADLNDSYNAKQGKAWGFFHGESGAYPLSGWLKQYLDEEKDFTAFSRVAVEHLQKLMEESNLSTGGHILFAHYQQGMTEYLAIALLHHSEGVAVNAELDVMPSRHLDLGQLHLAARINLSEWKNNQNSRQYISFIKGKNGKKVSDYFRDFIGCQEGVDGPGETRTLLKAFSDFVESEDLPEESAREKTQTLVEYATTQTKLGEPVTLEELSSLIDEDRPKAFYDHIRNKDYGLSPEIPADKRTLNQFRRFTGRAEGLSISFEAHLLGDKVEYDEAAGTLIIKGLPTTLVDQLKRRKD from the coding sequence ATGCCAATCCGTCATTGCATCGTTCACCTGATCGACAAAAAGCCCGATGGCAGCCCCGCCGTGCTGCATGCCCGCGATTCCGAACTGGCCGCCTCCGACGCCATCGAAAACCTGCTGGCCGACCTCAATGACAGCTACAACGCCAAGCAAGGCAAGGCCTGGGGCTTTTTCCACGGTGAGTCTGGCGCCTACCCGCTGAGTGGCTGGCTGAAACAGTACCTGGACGAAGAAAAGGACTTTACCGCCTTCAGCCGCGTGGCCGTGGAACACCTGCAGAAGCTGATGGAAGAGTCCAACCTGTCCACCGGCGGCCACATCCTGTTTGCCCACTACCAGCAAGGCATGACCGAATACCTGGCGATCGCCCTGCTGCACCACAGCGAAGGCGTGGCGGTGAACGCCGAGCTCGACGTGATGCCTTCGCGCCACCTCGACCTTGGCCAGTTGCACCTGGCAGCGCGCATCAACCTGTCGGAGTGGAAGAACAACCAGAACTCCAGACAGTACATTTCGTTCATCAAGGGCAAGAACGGCAAGAAGGTCTCGGACTACTTCCGCGACTTCATCGGCTGCCAGGAAGGCGTCGACGGCCCGGGTGAAACCCGCACCCTGCTCAAGGCCTTCAGCGACTTCGTCGAGAGCGAAGACCTGCCGGAAGAGTCCGCCCGCGAAAAAACCCAGACCCTGGTCGAGTACGCCACTACCCAGACCAAGCTGGGCGAGCCGGTAACCCTTGAAGAGCTGTCCAGCCTGATCGACGAGGACCGGCCCAAGGCGTTCTACGACCACATCCGCAACAAGGACTACGGCCTGTCGCCGGAAATCCCCGCGGACAAGCGCACTCTCAACCAGTTCCGCCGTTTCACCGGGCGTGCCGAGGGGCTGTCGATCAGCTTCGAAGCGCACCTGCTGGGGGATAAGGTCGAATATGACGAAGCGGCAGGGACCTTGATCATCAAGGGCCTTCCGACCACCTTGGTGGATCAGTTGAAGCGGCGCAAGGACTGA
- a CDS encoding HU family DNA-binding protein, translated as MALTKDQLIADIAESIAAPKATAKNALEQLGQIVADQLENGAEITLPGIGKLKVAERPARTGRNPSTGAAIEIAAKKVVKFVPAKVLTDAINK; from the coding sequence ATGGCATTGACCAAAGACCAACTGATTGCCGACATCGCCGAATCGATCGCCGCGCCAAAAGCCACCGCCAAGAACGCTCTGGAGCAACTGGGCCAGATCGTTGCCGACCAACTGGAAAACGGCGCTGAAATCACTCTGCCAGGCATCGGCAAGCTGAAAGTCGCTGAGCGTCCTGCCCGTACCGGCCGTAACCCTTCGACTGGCGCTGCCATCGAAATCGCTGCCAAGAAAGTCGTCAAGTTCGTTCCAGCCAAAGTGCTGACCGACGCCATCAACAAGTAA
- the rlmF gene encoding 23S rRNA (adenine(1618)-N(6))-methyltransferase RlmF: MTPNKPTLHPRNRHQGRYDFPSLIKAHPDLARFTITNPHGKPSIDFANPEAVRVFNRALLKAQYGIQHWDIPADYLCPPIPGRADYIHVAADLLADDNAGEIPKGAQVRALDIGVGANCIYPLLGHSDYRWRFLGSDIDPVALASAKAIVQANGLGKAITLRQQANRAHILSGLLQEDERFDLTLCNPPFHASRDEATRGSQRKWKNLGKQDPKRKLPVLNFGGQNNELWCEGGEIRFVTQLVGESVQYAERVLWFTSLVSKASNLPGIEAALKKAGAKAVRISEMGQGQKQSRMVAWSFHDDTARQAWHARRKSQA; this comes from the coding sequence ATGACCCCGAACAAACCCACCCTGCACCCGCGCAACCGCCACCAGGGTCGCTACGACTTCCCCAGCCTGATCAAGGCCCACCCTGACCTGGCGCGCTTCACCATCACCAACCCCCACGGCAAACCCAGCATCGACTTCGCCAACCCCGAGGCCGTGCGGGTGTTCAACCGAGCCTTGCTCAAGGCCCAGTACGGCATCCAGCACTGGGACATCCCCGCTGATTACCTGTGCCCGCCAATTCCCGGCCGCGCCGACTACATCCATGTGGCCGCCGACCTGCTGGCCGACGACAATGCCGGCGAGATCCCCAAGGGCGCCCAGGTGCGCGCACTGGACATCGGCGTTGGCGCCAACTGCATCTACCCGCTGCTGGGCCACAGCGACTACCGCTGGCGCTTCCTGGGTTCGGACATCGACCCCGTGGCCCTGGCTTCGGCCAAAGCCATCGTCCAGGCCAATGGCCTGGGCAAGGCCATCACCCTGCGTCAGCAGGCCAACCGTGCGCACATACTCAGCGGCTTGCTGCAGGAAGACGAACGCTTCGACCTGACCCTGTGCAACCCGCCCTTCCATGCCTCACGTGACGAAGCCACCCGTGGCAGCCAGCGCAAATGGAAGAATCTTGGCAAGCAGGACCCCAAGCGCAAGCTGCCGGTGCTCAACTTCGGCGGCCAGAACAATGAACTATGGTGCGAAGGTGGCGAGATCCGCTTTGTCACCCAACTGGTTGGCGAAAGCGTGCAGTACGCCGAGCGGGTACTGTGGTTCACCAGCCTGGTGTCCAAGGCCAGCAACCTGCCAGGGATCGAGGCCGCGCTCAAGAAAGCGGGCGCCAAGGCCGTGCGCATCAGTGAAATGGGCCAGGGGCAGAAGCAAAGCCGCATGGTCGCCTGGAGCTTCCACGACGACACCGCGCGCCAGGCCTGGCACGCCCGGCGTAAATCCCAGGCATGA
- a CDS encoding valine--tRNA ligase, which produces MDKTYQPHAIETSWYNTWESENYFAPQGAGESYTIMIPPPNVTGSLHMGHGFNNAIMDALIRFRRMQGRDTLWQPGTDHAGIATQMLVERQLEAKGQNRHDLGREKFLEKVWEWKDQSGGNISRQIRRLGSSVDWSRERFTMDDGLSEAVKEAFVRLHEDGLIYRGKRLVNWDTKLHTAISDLEVENHDEKGHLWNLRYPLADGARTAEGKDYLVVATTRPETLLGDAAVAVNPNDERYQALIGKFVELPLVGRRIPIIADDYCDPEFGTGCVKITPAHDFNDYEVGKRHNLPLLNIFDKNAFVLASAQAFNLDGSVNEQVDTRLPAQYANLDRFVARKQIVADLDAQGLLVSIDDHALKVPKGDRSGTVIEPWLTDQWYVSTKPLAEPAIAAVEDGRIQFVPKQYENMYFSWMRDIQDWCISRQLWWGHRIPAWYDEAGQVYVGRNEDEVRAKHNLGADVALRQDDDVLDTWFSSGLWTFSTLGWPEQTEFLKKFHSTDVLVTGFDIIFFWVARMIMLTMHLIKNEDGTPQVPFKTVYVHGLVRDGQGQKMSKSKGNVLDPLDIVDGITLDALLEKRTSGMMQPKLAEKIAKQTKAEFPEGIASYGTDALRFTFCSLASTGRDIKFDMGRVEGYRNFCNKIWNAARYVLDKGEDCGQNGEAVELSLADRWIISQLQRTEAEVTRQLEQFRFDLASQALYEFIWNQYCDWYLELSKPVLWDENAPVERARGTRRTLVRVLEVALRLAHPFMPFITEEIWQRIAPLAGIQGKTIMLQPWPVANEARIDAAAEGDIEWLKELMVGLRNIRAEMNIGPGKPLPLFLKNANADDQRRLQENEALLKKLAKVESFTILGDADEAPLSATALVGDLQVLVPMAGLIDKDAELARLNKEIQRLQGEVARVGGKLSNAAFVDKAPPAVIEKERAKLAESEQALANFTEQHARIAAL; this is translated from the coding sequence ATGGATAAGACCTACCAGCCGCACGCCATCGAAACTTCCTGGTACAACACCTGGGAGTCCGAGAACTATTTCGCCCCACAAGGTGCAGGCGAGTCCTACACCATCATGATCCCGCCGCCGAACGTGACCGGCAGCCTGCACATGGGCCACGGGTTCAACAACGCGATCATGGACGCCCTGATCCGTTTCCGCCGCATGCAAGGCCGCGACACCCTGTGGCAGCCAGGCACCGACCACGCCGGTATCGCCACCCAGATGCTGGTCGAGCGCCAGCTCGAGGCCAAGGGCCAGAACCGGCATGACCTGGGCCGCGAAAAGTTCCTGGAAAAGGTCTGGGAATGGAAGGACCAGTCCGGCGGCAACATCAGCCGTCAGATCCGCCGCCTGGGCTCGTCGGTCGACTGGAGCCGCGAGCGCTTCACCATGGACGACGGCCTCTCCGAAGCGGTCAAGGAAGCCTTCGTGCGCCTGCACGAAGACGGCCTGATCTACCGCGGCAAGCGCCTGGTCAACTGGGACACCAAGCTGCACACGGCCATCTCCGACCTCGAAGTGGAAAACCACGACGAGAAGGGCCACCTGTGGAACCTGCGCTACCCGCTGGCCGACGGCGCCAGGACTGCCGAAGGCAAGGACTACCTGGTCGTCGCCACCACCCGTCCGGAAACCCTGCTGGGTGACGCCGCCGTGGCGGTCAACCCGAACGACGAGCGCTACCAGGCACTGATCGGCAAATTCGTCGAACTGCCGCTGGTCGGCCGCCGCATCCCGATCATCGCCGACGACTACTGCGACCCCGAGTTCGGTACCGGCTGCGTGAAGATCACCCCGGCCCACGACTTCAACGACTACGAAGTCGGCAAGCGCCACAACCTGCCGCTGCTGAACATCTTCGACAAGAACGCCTTCGTGCTGGCCAGCGCACAGGCCTTCAACCTCGACGGCAGCGTCAACGAGCAGGTCGACACCCGCCTGCCGGCCCAGTACGCCAACCTCGACCGCTTCGTCGCGCGCAAGCAGATCGTCGCCGACCTGGATGCCCAGGGCCTGCTGGTGAGCATCGACGACCACGCCCTGAAAGTGCCGAAAGGCGACCGTTCGGGCACCGTCATCGAGCCGTGGCTGACCGACCAGTGGTACGTTTCCACCAAGCCGCTGGCAGAACCTGCCATCGCCGCCGTGGAAGATGGCCGCATCCAGTTCGTGCCCAAACAGTACGAGAACATGTACTTCTCCTGGATGCGTGACATCCAGGACTGGTGCATCAGCCGCCAGCTGTGGTGGGGCCATCGCATCCCGGCGTGGTACGACGAGGCCGGCCAGGTCTATGTCGGCCGCAACGAGGATGAAGTGCGCGCCAAGCACAACCTGGGCGCCGACGTGGCCCTGCGCCAGGACGATGACGTACTCGATACCTGGTTCAGTTCGGGCCTGTGGACCTTCTCCACCCTGGGCTGGCCGGAGCAGACCGAGTTCCTCAAGAAGTTCCACTCCACCGACGTGCTGGTGACCGGCTTCGACATCATCTTCTTCTGGGTTGCGCGCATGATCATGCTGACCATGCACCTGATCAAGAACGAGGACGGCACCCCGCAGGTACCGTTCAAGACCGTGTACGTGCACGGCCTGGTGCGTGACGGCCAGGGCCAGAAGATGTCCAAGTCCAAGGGCAACGTGCTGGACCCGCTGGACATCGTCGACGGCATCACCCTTGACGCCCTGCTGGAAAAGCGCACCAGCGGCATGATGCAGCCCAAGCTTGCCGAGAAGATCGCCAAGCAGACCAAGGCCGAGTTCCCCGAAGGTATCGCCAGCTACGGCACCGACGCCCTGCGCTTCACCTTCTGCTCGCTGGCTTCCACCGGCCGCGACATCAAGTTCGACATGGGCCGCGTCGAAGGCTACCGCAACTTCTGCAACAAGATCTGGAACGCCGCCCGCTACGTGCTGGACAAGGGCGAGGACTGCGGCCAGAACGGCGAAGCCGTCGAGCTGTCGCTGGCCGACCGCTGGATCATCTCGCAGCTGCAGCGTACCGAAGCCGAAGTGACCCGCCAGCTGGAACAGTTCCGCTTCGACCTGGCCAGCCAGGCGCTGTACGAGTTCATCTGGAACCAGTACTGCGACTGGTACCTGGAGCTGTCCAAGCCGGTGCTGTGGGACGAGAACGCCCCGGTCGAGCGCGCCCGTGGCACCCGCCGCACCCTGGTGCGCGTGCTGGAAGTGGCCCTGCGCCTGGCGCACCCGTTCATGCCGTTCATCACCGAAGAAATCTGGCAGCGCATCGCGCCGCTGGCCGGCATCCAAGGCAAGACCATCATGCTGCAGCCGTGGCCGGTGGCCAATGAAGCACGCATCGACGCTGCTGCCGAAGGTGACATCGAGTGGCTCAAGGAACTGATGGTCGGCCTGCGCAACATCCGCGCCGAGATGAACATCGGTCCGGGCAAGCCGCTGCCGCTGTTCCTGAAAAACGCCAATGCCGACGACCAGCGTCGCCTGCAGGAAAACGAAGCCCTGCTGAAGAAGCTGGCCAAGGTCGAATCGTTCACCATACTGGGCGATGCCGACGAAGCGCCGCTATCGGCCACTGCCCTGGTCGGCGACCTGCAAGTGCTGGTACCAATGGCCGGCCTGATCGACAAGGATGCCGAGCTGGCGCGCCTGAACAAGGAAATCCAGCGCCTGCAGGGTGAAGTGGCACGCGTGGGTGGCAAGCTGTCCAACGCCGCCTTCGTCGACAAGGCACCGCCTGCGGTGATCGAGAAGGAACGCGCCAAGCTGGCCGAGTCCGAACAGGCCCTGGCCAACTTCACCGAGCAGCATGCGCGGATTGCAGCGCTGTAA